A stretch of Treponema vincentii F0403 DNA encodes these proteins:
- a CDS encoding ribonuclease Z codes for MNLEAFILGCGGMMPLPYRHLTSVLLRREGDLFLFDAGEGTQVSLRRLNLRWKKINTIFISHTHADHVTGLPGILMLSAQVDRDEPLYIIGPPKIKEYIETSRQVLDMYINYEIIIKEITEPGIVYKTDEFQVRAFWLEHTKPCLGYVFEEFPRPGAFDPEAARRLNVPCGPLWSKLQAGIAVEASDGTVVESSQVLGHPRSGRKFSFVTDTKYLPTIAPEVAGSDFLVCESMFEKGMEQDAAEKKHMTCTQAARIARDAAVKKMALIHYSPRYTDYDLKQLLKDAQEIFPNTVLSKDRMVEAIEYQD; via the coding sequence ATGAATCTTGAAGCGTTTATCTTGGGCTGCGGAGGCATGATGCCTTTACCGTACCGTCATCTTACTTCGGTACTGCTTCGCCGTGAAGGCGACCTATTTCTTTTTGATGCAGGGGAAGGAACTCAAGTTTCCCTGCGCCGTCTCAATCTCCGATGGAAAAAAATCAATACTATCTTTATCAGCCATACCCATGCGGATCATGTAACGGGACTACCGGGCATACTGATGTTATCAGCACAGGTTGATCGTGATGAACCGCTCTACATTATCGGGCCGCCGAAAATTAAAGAATATATCGAAACAAGCAGACAAGTTCTCGATATGTATATCAATTACGAAATCATTATCAAAGAAATTACCGAACCCGGTATCGTATATAAAACCGACGAGTTTCAAGTGCGGGCGTTCTGGCTTGAGCATACGAAACCCTGCCTCGGATATGTATTTGAAGAGTTCCCGCGTCCGGGAGCTTTTGATCCCGAAGCTGCACGCAGGCTGAATGTTCCGTGCGGACCGCTATGGTCAAAGCTGCAGGCAGGAATAGCGGTAGAAGCATCGGACGGCACTGTCGTGGAAAGCAGTCAAGTACTCGGCCATCCCCGAAGCGGCCGGAAATTCAGCTTTGTAACCGATACGAAATATCTTCCTACCATCGCTCCGGAAGTGGCAGGATCGGACTTCTTAGTATGCGAATCCATGTTTGAAAAAGGTATGGAACAAGACGCTGCCGAAAAAAAACACATGACCTGTACACAGGCTGCTCGAATTGCACGGGATGCTGCAGTGAAAAAGATGGCACTTATCCACTACAGTCCCCGTTATACGGATTATGACTTAAAGCAGCTTTTAAAGGATGCACAGGAGATATTCCCCAATACGGTGTTATCAAAGGATCGGATGGTAGAAGCCATCGAATATCAGGATTAA
- a CDS encoding archaemetzincin produces MKRENKYRTIFGVITFFLFCACTSNNRSTANNQSIEKQSNNLHELERQAAELDGMFNVSARKYVDVYFTLSDIYAEKQEYEKAYQTVIKGLQLDSSNYFYQYRAAYFEFCLKKYREAFERLQYILTACNDSSIIQCCTELLAKFPNTPLEKETVQPMYAKSILVLVFPNAHTLAADAVAERIRQDFKLSVIKEYIDVPESTEHTRDTLDAYIREYITQLYEKHSETELAPILEEIGLTKDDLKEKQNRLLFMKYAFIQSGYDRKDWEDFNREYTMQYDANTLIRQIRQYTKQKLTNPNIIGVLAITSKDIYSGEDNNNFLFGLYDRHIAIMSLHRFITPEAKNSVIINRAVMQGLASAGHLIGIPRCSIKGCARAYAHSLAEQDTKQTSLCSECIRNINTVYQSFD; encoded by the coding sequence ATGAAAAGAGAAAATAAATACCGAACGATATTCGGCGTCATCACATTTTTTTTATTTTGTGCGTGTACATCAAATAACCGGTCAACTGCAAATAATCAGTCAATTGAAAAGCAGAGCAACAACCTACATGAATTAGAACGTCAAGCTGCGGAGCTTGACGGAATGTTCAATGTTTCTGCCCGGAAATATGTCGATGTCTATTTTACATTATCCGACATATATGCTGAAAAACAAGAATATGAAAAAGCCTATCAAACCGTTATCAAAGGATTACAGCTCGATTCATCAAACTACTTCTATCAATATAGAGCTGCTTATTTTGAATTTTGTCTTAAAAAATATAGAGAAGCTTTTGAGCGTCTCCAATATATATTGACAGCCTGTAATGATTCATCAATCATACAGTGCTGTACTGAGCTATTGGCAAAGTTTCCGAATACGCCTCTTGAAAAAGAGACCGTCCAACCGATGTATGCAAAATCAATACTTGTCCTCGTATTTCCCAATGCACACACATTGGCAGCCGATGCAGTCGCAGAACGAATACGGCAAGATTTTAAACTATCAGTCATCAAGGAGTATATCGATGTTCCTGAAAGCACTGAGCATACCAGAGACACCCTTGATGCATATATACGCGAGTACATCACCCAATTATACGAGAAGCACAGCGAAACAGAACTTGCACCTATTTTGGAAGAAATAGGATTGACAAAAGATGATTTAAAAGAAAAACAGAACAGATTATTATTTATGAAATATGCCTTTATCCAATCGGGATATGACCGGAAAGATTGGGAAGATTTTAATCGAGAATATACGATGCAATATGATGCAAATACTCTTATACGACAAATAAGACAATATACAAAGCAAAAACTTACCAACCCCAATATTATCGGAGTGTTGGCTATTACATCAAAGGATATTTACTCCGGTGAAGATAATAATAACTTTCTGTTCGGGTTATATGACCGGCATATCGCTATTATGAGTTTGCACCGCTTTATCACCCCCGAAGCAAAAAACAGCGTTATTATAAACCGTGCTGTGATGCAGGGACTGGCCTCTGCCGGACACCTCATCGGTATTCCACGCTGTTCAATAAAAGGCTGCGCACGAGCTTATGCACATTCGCTTGCGGAACAAGATACAAAACAGACGTCACTTTGTTCGGAATGTATTAGGAATATTAATACGGTATACCAATCGTTCGATTAG
- a CDS encoding M20 family metallo-hydrolase: MSNFLTVKDFIAQQKDKMIELERLLCSVPALAPDSGGDGELKKCEALQAYLKKLGFTQFERFDAPDTRVSSGIRPNLVVTIPGKDDSKRIWIMAHTDVVPPGEAAKWESDPWVLKQDGDKIIGRGVEDNQQGLTGAVFAAYAFIALKIQPAHTVKLLFVADEEVGSRYGVIYLLNNHKLFRPQDIIVVPDGGDPSGETVEVAEKNLLWLKVVVHGVQTHASRPDLGKNAHIAAADLALRLNALESFFSSQDDLFEPPYSTLQPTKKEANIPNINTIPGDDVFYMDCRILPCYTVAEVMDKIKAEAVAIETKYGVQVELIIDDSAESPATPVNAEVVTMLAKAIEKTHGKKIKTIGIGGGTVAAPLRQEGFNAVVWSTLDDMAHQPNEYCIMSNLIADSQVMAALMYGVDAL; encoded by the coding sequence ATGTCAAATTTTTTAACGGTAAAAGATTTTATTGCTCAACAGAAAGATAAGATGATTGAGCTTGAACGGCTCTTGTGTTCCGTTCCCGCCCTTGCTCCCGATTCCGGAGGAGACGGCGAATTAAAAAAATGCGAGGCACTGCAGGCCTACTTGAAAAAGCTCGGATTTACTCAATTTGAACGGTTCGATGCGCCCGATACGCGGGTATCATCCGGCATACGGCCTAATCTCGTCGTTACCATTCCGGGAAAAGACGATTCAAAACGCATTTGGATAATGGCGCATACCGATGTCGTTCCCCCAGGCGAGGCGGCAAAATGGGAGAGCGACCCGTGGGTGTTAAAGCAGGACGGCGATAAGATTATCGGACGCGGAGTTGAGGATAATCAGCAAGGGCTTACCGGTGCGGTATTTGCCGCTTATGCGTTTATTGCGCTCAAGATTCAGCCCGCTCATACCGTAAAATTGTTGTTTGTGGCCGATGAAGAGGTCGGGTCGAGGTACGGAGTCATTTATCTTTTAAATAATCATAAGTTGTTTAGACCTCAGGATATTATCGTTGTACCCGATGGCGGCGATCCTTCGGGCGAGACGGTTGAAGTTGCGGAAAAAAATCTTTTATGGTTGAAGGTCGTGGTACACGGGGTACAGACACACGCTTCCCGTCCCGATTTAGGTAAAAATGCGCATATCGCTGCGGCGGATTTAGCGCTCCGTCTGAATGCGCTGGAAAGCTTTTTTTCCAGTCAAGACGATTTATTCGAACCTCCGTATTCAACATTGCAGCCGACAAAAAAAGAAGCGAATATTCCCAACATCAATACTATTCCGGGCGACGATGTGTTTTACATGGATTGCCGCATACTCCCGTGCTATACAGTCGCCGAGGTGATGGATAAGATCAAGGCGGAAGCTGTCGCGATTGAAACAAAGTACGGCGTACAGGTAGAGCTCATTATCGATGATTCGGCGGAATCCCCTGCGACGCCGGTCAATGCCGAAGTTGTTACGATGCTGGCAAAGGCTATTGAAAAAACGCACGGTAAGAAAATAAAGACCATCGGTATCGGCGGTGGAACCGTCGCGGCTCCGCTCCGTCAGGAAGGCTTTAATGCCGTTGTATGGAGTACGCTGGACGATATGGCTCATCAACCGAATGAATATTGCATTATGTCCAACTTAATAGCCGACTCACAGGTAATGGCGGCATTGATGTATGGGGTTGATGCGCTGTAA
- a CDS encoding KamA family radical SAM protein, which translates to MNAAQHDNWRDENDSRTVIRLPEHVSPAFQALITSAEPAASAALRRQVLSSDSEQLVSEEERGDPLGEARYCVTPYLVHQYPNRVLLLSTGRCISYCRYCFRREFTARSSGFLSEAQIGTVTSYLKTHPEVQEILVSGGDPMSGGFGEIKHLLECLRSVCSDLLIRLCTRAPVFAPELFTEAFIMLLRSVRPLWVIAHINHPAELGKAQRQALTRCIDSGIPVQTQTVLLRGVNDEPAVLAELFHALVCMGVKPGYLFQTDLARGTAHFRVPLEKAASIWKELRTRLSGLSLPQFAVDLPNGGGKFPLSALLRYEDIISPLQDGRFSARGIDGKTYTYPR; encoded by the coding sequence ATGAACGCCGCACAGCACGATAATTGGCGGGATGAAAATGATTCCCGTACGGTAATCCGCTTGCCGGAGCATGTTTCGCCGGCATTTCAGGCATTGATTACCTCCGCAGAACCTGCCGCTTCGGCTGCGCTCCGCCGGCAGGTTCTTTCCTCCGACAGTGAACAGCTCGTGTCGGAGGAAGAGCGGGGCGACCCGCTCGGGGAGGCGCGTTATTGCGTTACCCCGTATTTGGTACACCAATATCCGAACCGTGTATTGCTGTTAAGCACCGGCCGCTGCATTTCTTATTGCCGCTACTGTTTCCGGCGGGAGTTTACCGCCCGTTCAAGCGGCTTCCTTTCTGAGGCGCAAATCGGAACGGTAACATCATATCTTAAAACACATCCTGAAGTGCAGGAAATTCTTGTGTCGGGCGGTGACCCGATGAGCGGGGGCTTTGGCGAGATAAAACATCTGTTGGAATGTCTCCGCTCCGTCTGCTCCGATTTGCTGATTCGGCTCTGCACCCGCGCACCGGTTTTTGCACCGGAGCTTTTTACCGAAGCATTTATTATGCTGCTGCGTTCCGTCCGGCCGCTCTGGGTGATTGCGCATATAAATCATCCTGCGGAACTCGGCAAAGCGCAGCGGCAGGCTTTAACCCGCTGCATCGATTCGGGGATTCCGGTGCAAACCCAGACCGTATTACTGCGCGGCGTCAATGATGAGCCTGCCGTCCTTGCGGAGCTTTTTCATGCACTGGTATGTATGGGAGTAAAACCGGGCTATCTGTTTCAAACGGACTTGGCGCGGGGAACCGCTCATTTTAGGGTGCCGCTTGAAAAAGCCGCTTCTATATGGAAGGAATTGCGCACGCGCCTTTCCGGTTTATCCCTTCCGCAATTTGCGGTCGATTTACCGAACGGCGGGGGCAAGTTTCCGCTTTCAGCCCTGCTGCGTTATGAAGATATTATCTCCCCGTTACAAGACGGCCGCTTTTCGGCACGGGGTATAGACGGAAAGACCTATACCTATCCGAGGTAG
- a CDS encoding SPFH domain-containing protein gives MMLVDGGKIIDYTAEPGYFKVDNSSAPSLFSGSFGDALKETFSRFKFGGTTPMKQEVFYINLQEIKGIKFGTPNPLQYFDNSNKYQYGCCPLKKFAIYFTDV, from the coding sequence ATGATGCTGGTAGACGGCGGAAAAATTATCGACTACACGGCGGAGCCGGGATATTTTAAGGTTGATAACAGTTCGGCTCCCTCTCTTTTCAGCGGCAGCTTCGGCGATGCCTTAAAAGAAACGTTCAGCCGTTTTAAGTTCGGCGGAACAACACCGATGAAGCAGGAAGTCTTCTATATCAACTTGCAGGAAATCAAGGGCATTAAGTTCGGTACGCCCAATCCGCTCCAGTATTTTGATAATTCCAACAAGTATCAGTACGGTTGCTGCCCACTTAAAAAATTTGCCATTTATTTCACTGATGTTTAG
- a CDS encoding FecCD family ABC transporter permease, whose translation MLQKKFSVETVKYLVLFLFLIAITIFSIFIAVSLGPVKIGLANTYRIMLGKAVVPNLLTGISNAAIAIVWNMRVPRVLLGFFTGTGLAVCGCVMQTTVNNPISEPYILGISAGATFGAVVSIILGFISAVGLGAFLGAIAATILVLIIASSQRKMTTTSLILSGTVVNALFTAFANFIISIGANSDSIMTVKFWTMGSLAGTSWSSLPLPLLVVSLSYFFFFLQYRVFNAMMMGDEVAITLGISLYFYRYLFMAVIAVITGVLVSVCGIIGFVGLITPHIARTLVGANHRRLFPVAALLGALFIIWADVCARILIQNAELPIGIFTALVGAPFFIFIVAKHQRGAGQ comes from the coding sequence ATGCTGCAAAAAAAATTCTCTGTTGAAACAGTAAAATATCTTGTTTTATTTTTATTCCTGATAGCGATAACGATTTTTTCCATATTTATTGCTGTTTCGCTCGGCCCTGTTAAAATCGGATTGGCAAATACATACCGGATTATGCTGGGAAAAGCAGTTGTCCCCAATTTACTGACCGGTATTTCAAACGCTGCTATTGCGATTGTATGGAATATGCGTGTACCGCGGGTTTTACTCGGGTTTTTTACCGGTACAGGGCTTGCCGTTTGTGGATGCGTTATGCAGACAACGGTCAACAACCCGATTTCTGAGCCGTACATTTTGGGTATTTCTGCCGGTGCAACATTTGGGGCTGTTGTCAGTATCATTCTCGGCTTTATTTCTGCCGTAGGGCTTGGAGCCTTTCTCGGCGCGATTGCCGCGACCATATTGGTGCTGATCATCGCTTCATCACAGCGAAAGATGACCACGACAAGTCTCATCTTATCAGGTACCGTGGTAAATGCCCTGTTTACGGCGTTTGCCAATTTTATCATTTCAATTGGGGCAAATTCTGACAGTATTATGACGGTTAAGTTTTGGACAATGGGTTCTCTTGCCGGTACTTCATGGTCATCACTCCCGTTACCGCTGCTCGTAGTCAGCCTTTCGTATTTTTTTTTCTTCTTACAGTACCGCGTTTTTAATGCAATGATGATGGGCGATGAGGTCGCGATAACGTTGGGGATTTCGCTCTACTTCTATCGGTATCTTTTTATGGCAGTCATTGCGGTAATAACCGGTGTATTGGTGTCTGTCTGTGGCATCATCGGGTTTGTTGGGCTGATTACCCCGCATATTGCCCGTACACTTGTGGGAGCAAACCATCGTAGACTCTTTCCCGTCGCTGCGCTCTTGGGTGCGCTTTTTATTATCTGGGCGGATGTATGTGCGCGAATATTGATTCAAAATGCGGAATTGCCGATCGGGATATTCACCGCATTGGTTGGAGCTCCCTTTTTTATCTTTATTGTTGCAAAGCATCAACGGGGAGCAGGGCAGTAA
- a CDS encoding ABC transporter ATP-binding protein codes for MDLMCKDVHCSIAHKEILRGISLHADGHKFYTILGPNGCGKTTLLKNIYRIIKPDSGAVYLDGKDIRAVRLKDSAKEMAVVAQFNTLNFNCSVQDIVMLGRTPHIRFMQTEREEDFTIIQDALAKVGMLTRKDQPYQSLSGGEKQRVVLARAIAQQPSLLLLDEPTNHLDIKYQLEILQIVKDLRINVLAVLHDIQLACRYSDYLYLMKDGGILYEGSPRTTITEESMLTIYGVRCNISWTEDSQAMIHYRGPL; via the coding sequence ATGGATTTGATGTGCAAGGATGTCCACTGCAGTATCGCTCATAAAGAAATTTTACGAGGTATATCGCTCCATGCGGACGGGCATAAATTTTATACGATACTTGGCCCAAACGGGTGCGGTAAGACGACGCTCTTAAAAAATATCTACCGGATTATCAAACCGGACTCGGGTGCCGTGTATCTTGACGGAAAAGACATCCGTGCTGTCCGCCTCAAGGATTCGGCAAAGGAAATGGCAGTTGTCGCACAATTTAATACGCTGAATTTCAACTGTTCGGTACAGGATATTGTGATGCTGGGGCGGACACCTCATATCCGCTTTATGCAAACCGAACGGGAAGAGGATTTTACCATTATACAGGATGCACTGGCAAAGGTCGGGATGTTGACTCGAAAAGATCAGCCGTATCAATCGCTATCAGGGGGAGAAAAACAGCGAGTTGTACTTGCCCGTGCAATCGCTCAGCAACCTTCTCTCTTATTGCTGGATGAACCGACCAACCATTTGGATATAAAATATCAGCTGGAGATATTGCAGATTGTAAAAGATTTACGGATTAATGTACTGGCTGTGCTGCACGATATACAGTTGGCATGTCGGTATTCGGATTATTTGTATTTGATGAAAGACGGGGGTATTTTATATGAAGGAAGTCCTCGCACAACTATTACCGAAGAATCCATGCTGACGATCTACGGTGTCCGGTGCAATATCAGCTGGACAGAGGATTCGCAGGCGATGATTCACTATAGGGGGCCGCTATAA
- a CDS encoding ABC transporter substrate-binding protein: MKQCISIALALFLAAAVSAETAYPVSVTTYDKDGKAITQVFKQAPKKVITNNLSMTEMLIELGLQDRIIGMLDPDNAVTGKYKKAIDSIPHIGNKKTVSREVVFSYEPDAVLGRNMMFSEKSLGTVSFWNENGIPIYAQKASVLNIKQDLQNIIADVRNLGIIFNVQDKAEAYAKQLEQRLNAVLQHISTKGTSLKKALIMCAYNGTTFGAYKSALQESLLNVLGYTNIATGTSGLTTENLITMNPELIIYVTSDRNKKLDTNAVSSLQANVVLVDVPAIAQRKIMTISYDELMDYGPAVLNALEAVDAFLRK, from the coding sequence ATGAAGCAATGTATTAGTATTGCATTGGCTCTTTTTCTTGCTGCCGCAGTGAGTGCGGAAACGGCATATCCGGTCAGTGTTACCACCTATGACAAAGACGGCAAAGCGATAACACAGGTCTTTAAGCAAGCGCCTAAAAAGGTTATTACCAATAATCTTTCAATGACGGAAATGCTGATCGAACTCGGCTTGCAGGATCGTATTATCGGTATGCTGGATCCGGATAATGCAGTGACCGGTAAGTATAAGAAAGCGATCGATTCTATCCCTCATATCGGGAATAAGAAAACTGTTTCCCGGGAAGTGGTATTTTCGTATGAACCGGATGCAGTGCTCGGTAGAAACATGATGTTTTCCGAAAAATCTTTGGGTACGGTGAGCTTTTGGAACGAAAATGGTATCCCGATATATGCACAAAAAGCTTCGGTTTTAAATATCAAGCAAGACCTTCAAAATATTATCGCAGATGTGAGAAATCTTGGTATTATTTTTAATGTACAGGACAAGGCAGAAGCGTATGCAAAGCAACTCGAACAACGTTTGAATGCTGTGCTGCAACATATTTCAACAAAGGGGACTTCTTTAAAGAAGGCGCTTATTATGTGTGCATATAATGGCACAACGTTCGGGGCGTATAAATCTGCATTGCAAGAAAGTCTCCTGAATGTACTCGGTTATACCAATATTGCAACGGGTACGTCAGGGCTTACGACAGAAAATCTGATAACTATGAATCCTGAACTGATCATCTATGTAACGAGCGACCGGAATAAAAAATTAGACACAAATGCGGTTTCGTCTTTGCAGGCAAATGTAGTACTAGTTGACGTACCCGCTATTGCTCAGCGTAAAATTATGACGATTTCCTATGATGAGCTGATGGACTATGGTCCGGCTGTGCTGAATGCCTTGGAAGCTGTTGATGCCTTCCTGCGGAAGTAG
- a CDS encoding alpha/beta hydrolase-fold protein, with protein MPWKLLMPSCGSSFSTKRNITNHISLSGIDITVSEPAEYNLQYRYPAVFVNDGQIEYLESLAPSIFLFGLHARNRFDDYTPWTAESFRTDCPPFGGKGAEYHHLLFKTLLPELKTKYSLDDSRLAYGGYSLGGLAAVWSLFEYTDIPYIFSLCGSFWYPGFPEYCREHKVLHSNASVYLLNGKREGGKHGNRLENAPKYAAEVHQALRMQIAHTTVVFDPFGHHDKMLERFRAVQQWLTECWQL; from the coding sequence ATGCCTTGGAAGCTGTTGATGCCTTCCTGCGGAAGTAGCTTCAGTACGAAACGCAATATAACGAACCATATCAGTCTGTCCGGTATAGACATTACCGTGTCGGAACCTGCAGAATATAACCTGCAGTACCGTTATCCTGCGGTTTTTGTCAACGACGGACAGATTGAATATCTGGAGTCACTTGCCCCGAGTATTTTCTTGTTCGGGCTGCACGCACGCAACCGATTTGACGACTATACACCATGGACTGCCGAGTCATTCCGCACCGATTGTCCTCCTTTCGGCGGCAAGGGCGCGGAATATCATCATCTATTGTTCAAGACTCTACTGCCCGAGCTGAAAACTAAATATTCCCTTGACGATTCGAGGCTTGCATATGGCGGCTATTCCCTCGGGGGCTTAGCTGCCGTGTGGAGTTTATTCGAATATACCGATATACCGTATATATTTTCCCTTTGCGGTTCGTTTTGGTATCCCGGATTTCCGGAATACTGCCGTGAACACAAAGTTTTGCATAGCAATGCCTCTGTCTATTTGCTGAACGGAAAGAGAGAGGGCGGAAAACACGGCAACCGGTTAGAGAATGCGCCGAAATACGCAGCAGAAGTACATCAGGCGCTTAGAATGCAGATAGCACATACAACCGTTGTGTTCGATCCGTTCGGGCATCACGATAAAATGCTTGAACGCTTCAGGGCAGTACAGCAGTGGCTTACTGAATGCTGGCAGCTA